In Holophagales bacterium, one DNA window encodes the following:
- a CDS encoding DUF1304 domain-containing protein, giving the protein MSTFATVAVLVVAALHLGFLVLEMFLWTKPIGRRVFGLPREVMSAAAPLAANQGLYNGFLAAGLVWGVTLGAAGQAVRVFFLVCVVVAGLFGAATAKRTILWVQALPGAIALAATWLAR; this is encoded by the coding sequence ATGTCGACCTTCGCCACCGTTGCCGTGCTCGTCGTCGCTGCGCTGCATCTCGGCTTCCTCGTGCTCGAGATGTTCCTCTGGACGAAGCCGATCGGCCGTCGCGTCTTCGGACTGCCGCGCGAGGTGATGTCCGCGGCCGCTCCGCTTGCCGCGAACCAGGGTCTCTACAACGGCTTCCTCGCCGCCGGCCTCGTCTGGGGTGTGACCCTCGGTGCGGCGGGGCAGGCGGTGCGGGTCTTCTTCCTGGTCTGCGTGGTCGTGGCCGGTCTCTTCGGTGCGGCGACGGCGAAGCGCACCATTCTCTGGGTCCAGGCCCTCCCCGGTGCGATCGCGCTGGCTGCCACCTGGCTGGCCCGCTGA
- a CDS encoding HlyD family efflux transporter periplasmic adaptor subunit produces MSSRTQVALVGSGIAAACLLVAGLSSRGLGRDVPLGEVQRGDLPLTVPVTGTLEAVDDSSLGPPAVADKWDFKIAFMVPEGKKVKAGESVLRFDSSDLERELAERRNEAESARQEIAKKEADLEVEEQRRDLARAEAMARQRKASLKVDIPADLLAGREMTKARNDAALADREVEFRRGQVEALERRRAAELAALRHRLERAELRVAELSAAVEAVNVRAPRDGTVVYLANWRGEKKKVGDPSWRSEKVMSVPDLSRLRAQAEVDEGDAGRLATGQPLRFRLDAHPDVELRATVSAVGKTVQRASPTSPLKVARAEVALDRVDVERMRPGMRFRGEIEVDRVVGALLLPLAALVDTPEGARVFRRSLTGFAEVAPRLGRRGSRQVEVLGGLEVGDQVALVDPRSEGQR; encoded by the coding sequence GTGAGCTCCCGGACACAGGTGGCGCTCGTCGGGAGCGGCATCGCCGCGGCCTGTCTCCTCGTCGCGGGCCTGTCTTCGCGCGGGCTCGGTCGCGACGTTCCGCTTGGCGAGGTGCAGCGGGGCGACCTGCCCCTGACGGTTCCGGTCACCGGGACGCTCGAGGCCGTCGACGACTCGTCCCTGGGCCCGCCGGCGGTGGCCGACAAGTGGGACTTCAAGATCGCATTCATGGTTCCGGAAGGGAAGAAGGTGAAGGCGGGCGAGAGCGTGTTGCGCTTCGACTCGTCGGATCTCGAACGTGAATTGGCGGAGCGCCGAAATGAAGCCGAGAGTGCGCGCCAGGAGATCGCCAAGAAGGAGGCCGACCTCGAGGTCGAGGAGCAGCGTCGCGACCTGGCGCGAGCCGAAGCGATGGCGCGTCAGCGCAAGGCTTCGCTCAAGGTGGACATCCCGGCCGACCTGCTGGCGGGGCGCGAGATGACCAAGGCGCGAAACGACGCCGCACTCGCCGACCGGGAGGTGGAGTTCCGTCGCGGTCAGGTCGAAGCGCTCGAGCGCCGTCGTGCGGCGGAACTGGCGGCTCTCCGCCATCGGCTCGAGCGGGCCGAGCTCCGCGTGGCTGAGCTGAGCGCTGCTGTCGAGGCGGTGAACGTCCGAGCGCCCCGTGACGGCACGGTCGTCTACCTGGCCAACTGGCGTGGCGAGAAGAAGAAGGTCGGCGATCCGAGCTGGCGCTCGGAGAAGGTCATGTCGGTTCCCGATCTGTCGCGCCTGCGTGCCCAGGCCGAAGTCGACGAAGGCGATGCCGGGCGCCTGGCGACCGGCCAGCCGCTCCGCTTCCGGCTGGATGCGCATCCTGACGTGGAGCTCCGGGCGACGGTTTCGGCAGTGGGCAAGACCGTCCAGCGGGCCTCACCCACGAGCCCACTCAAGGTGGCCCGCGCCGAAGTGGCACTCGATCGGGTGGATGTCGAGCGGATGCGCCCAGGGATGCGCTTCCGCGGCGAGATCGAGGTGGATCGAGTCGTCGGAGCGCTGTTGCTGCCGTTGGCGGCGTTGGTCGACACGCCGGAAGGCGCGCGGGTCTTTCGCCGAAGTCTTACCGGCTTCGCGGAGGTGGCGCCGCGCCTGGGTCGTCGAGGCTCACGTCAGGTCGAAGTGCTCGGTGGGCTGGAAGTCGGCGATCAGGTCGCCCTGGTCGACCCGCGATCGGAGGGGCAGCGATGA
- a CDS encoding EamA family transporter, which translates to MSSRRAAVAQALFVTFLWSTSWVFIKLGLRGLPPLAFAGLRYGLGALLLLSLLLCDRSERAALRGLGGRDWLRLGALGLILFALTQGAQFAALARLPAASVSLVLAFTPLAVALASAPLLGEPLARRQWGGIAVFLLGASLYFGPGALSAGHGVGLAIAAVGLVANAAAALLGRAVNRRRELSPLAVTAVSMACGAAALLAVGFASEGLPRPTATGWAIVAWLATVNTAFAFTLWNRTQRTLSATDSSLLNNTMLVQVAVLGWLALGERLGPPQVAGVALAAVGVAFAQGLLARRAGARETR; encoded by the coding sequence ATGTCGTCGCGTCGTGCCGCGGTCGCCCAGGCGCTCTTCGTCACCTTCCTCTGGTCGACCTCCTGGGTCTTCATCAAGCTCGGGCTGCGCGGCCTGCCGCCGCTCGCCTTCGCCGGGTTGCGCTACGGCCTCGGCGCCCTGCTGCTGTTGTCGCTCCTGCTGTGCGACCGGTCGGAGCGGGCGGCGTTGCGCGGGCTCGGTGGGCGGGATTGGCTGCGTCTCGGCGCCCTCGGCCTGATCCTCTTCGCCCTCACCCAGGGAGCGCAGTTCGCCGCGCTCGCGCGCCTGCCGGCGGCCTCGGTGAGCCTGGTGCTGGCGTTCACGCCGCTGGCCGTGGCGCTGGCGAGCGCGCCGCTGCTCGGCGAGCCCCTCGCGCGTCGTCAGTGGGGGGGGATCGCCGTCTTCCTGCTCGGCGCGAGCCTGTACTTCGGCCCCGGGGCTCTCTCGGCGGGACACGGGGTGGGGCTCGCGATCGCGGCGGTCGGCCTCGTCGCGAACGCGGCGGCGGCGCTGCTCGGTCGCGCCGTGAACCGCCGGCGGGAGCTCTCGCCGCTCGCGGTCACCGCGGTGAGCATGGCCTGCGGCGCCGCGGCCCTGCTCGCCGTCGGCTTTGCGAGCGAAGGGCTGCCTCGTCCGACGGCGACGGGATGGGCGATCGTCGCCTGGCTCGCGACGGTGAACACGGCCTTCGCCTTCACCCTCTGGAACCGCACGCAGCGGACCCTCTCGGCGACCGACTCGAGCCTGCTGAACAACACGATGCTGGTGCAGGTGGCCGTTCTCGGCTGGCTCGCGCTCGGGGAGCGGCTCGGTCCGCCGCAGGTGGCCGGCGTCGCCCTCGCGGCGGTCGGTGTCGCCTTCGCCCAGGGCCTGCTCGCGCGGCGGGCAGGGGCGCGAGAGACGCGGTGA
- a CDS encoding VWA domain-containing protein — MNPFRTLLRAARSRRSLAVVAMALALLGGGGTALAEPALEVGILSPASGVPAFGRIRFIAMPRGTEPIVRVEFLLGGRKVGERTAPPWEIEIDTGETNSEKVFRVVAYGRDGARAESTLTAPAVRVDLAMDLELQQLYVTVTKGGERVLDVPREEFEVRDDGETQTLVTFEHGDVPIAAVLLVDSSQSMQGDRLRAALGGVRAFAKGMAGLDEAALLLFGDHIVHRTAFSGDARALLDGLDRIQAEGGTALNDHLFLALQLLERRQGRRVVVLLSDGIDVESVLEMSQVLSSVRRSQAIVYWLRLRDPAAATGDRHLSVWHGASFHAAELAQLEKAVADSGGRILELARVEDSESAFREVLRELREQVVLGFYPASSKNDGKWHDIQVRLPHRSGYSLRTRAGYYDY, encoded by the coding sequence ATGAACCCCTTCCGGACGCTCCTCCGCGCCGCGCGATCTCGCCGCAGCTTGGCCGTCGTCGCGATGGCTCTCGCGCTTCTCGGCGGCGGCGGCACTGCACTGGCGGAGCCGGCGCTCGAGGTCGGGATCCTCAGCCCGGCCTCCGGGGTCCCGGCCTTCGGGCGGATCCGCTTCATCGCCATGCCGCGCGGCACCGAACCGATCGTCCGCGTCGAGTTCCTCCTCGGCGGTCGGAAGGTGGGCGAGCGCACGGCGCCTCCGTGGGAGATCGAGATCGACACCGGCGAGACCAACAGCGAGAAGGTCTTCCGCGTCGTCGCCTACGGGCGGGACGGCGCGCGCGCCGAATCGACGCTCACCGCCCCGGCCGTGCGCGTCGACCTGGCGATGGACCTCGAGCTGCAACAGCTCTACGTCACGGTGACCAAGGGCGGGGAGCGGGTGCTCGACGTGCCGCGCGAAGAGTTCGAAGTGCGCGACGACGGCGAGACCCAGACGCTGGTGACGTTCGAGCACGGCGACGTGCCGATCGCCGCGGTGCTGCTCGTCGACTCGAGCCAGAGCATGCAGGGCGACCGGCTGCGCGCCGCCCTCGGCGGCGTGCGCGCCTTCGCCAAGGGGATGGCCGGGCTCGACGAGGCCGCGCTGCTCCTGTTCGGCGACCACATCGTCCACCGCACCGCCTTCTCCGGCGACGCACGGGCCCTGCTCGACGGCCTCGATCGCATCCAGGCGGAAGGGGGAACGGCCCTCAACGACCACCTCTTCCTCGCCCTGCAACTGCTCGAACGGCGGCAGGGCCGGCGGGTCGTCGTGCTGCTCTCGGACGGGATCGACGTCGAAAGCGTGCTCGAAATGTCGCAGGTGCTCTCGTCGGTCCGGCGCAGCCAGGCGATCGTCTATTGGCTCCGGCTGCGCGATCCCGCCGCGGCGACCGGCGATCGGCACCTCTCCGTCTGGCACGGCGCGTCCTTCCACGCCGCCGAGCTCGCCCAACTCGAGAAGGCCGTCGCCGACAGCGGCGGTCGGATCCTCGAGCTCGCCCGGGTCGAAGACTCGGAGTCGGCCTTCCGTGAAGTGCTGCGTGAGCTGCGCGAGCAGGTCGTCCTCGGCTTCTATCCGGCGAGCTCGAAGAACGACGGCAAGTGGCACGACATCCAGGTGCGGCTGCCGCACCGCAGCGGCTACTCGCTGCGCACCCGCGCCGGCTACTACGACTACTGA
- a CDS encoding YebC/PmpR family DNA-binding transcriptional regulator: MGRIFETRKHTMFARWDRMAKQFARIGKEITIAVKAGGPEPAANPLLRRVIQNARAVNMPKDKVESAIKRAAGKEAESYDEILYEGYAPHGVAVLVETATNNPTRTVSSLRTHFNKHNGNLATPGSVAFGFKKMGVFRLHPAGLQQEELELELIDHGLEEMGESVGEKGEPLLVIRCAFAEFGQLQKALEDRHITPISAESEWIPNTPVELSEAHATEVLKLIDVIEQDDDVQKVFHNLG; encoded by the coding sequence ATGGGACGCATTTTCGAAACTCGCAAGCACACGATGTTCGCCCGCTGGGACCGGATGGCGAAGCAGTTCGCCCGGATCGGCAAGGAAATCACCATCGCCGTGAAGGCGGGCGGGCCCGAGCCCGCCGCCAACCCGCTCCTCCGCCGGGTGATCCAGAATGCCCGCGCGGTCAACATGCCGAAGGACAAGGTCGAGTCGGCGATCAAGCGCGCCGCCGGCAAGGAGGCGGAGAGCTACGACGAGATCCTCTACGAGGGTTACGCGCCGCACGGCGTCGCCGTTCTCGTCGAGACCGCCACGAACAACCCGACGCGCACCGTTTCGAGCCTGCGCACCCACTTCAACAAGCACAACGGCAACCTCGCCACCCCGGGCAGCGTCGCCTTCGGCTTCAAGAAGATGGGTGTCTTCCGCCTCCATCCGGCAGGGCTGCAGCAGGAAGAGCTCGAGCTCGAGCTGATCGACCACGGGCTCGAGGAGATGGGCGAGAGCGTCGGCGAAAAGGGCGAGCCGCTCCTGGTGATCCGCTGCGCTTTCGCCGAGTTCGGCCAGTTGCAGAAGGCGCTCGAGGACCGGCACATCACCCCGATCTCGGCCGAGTCGGAGTGGATCCCCAACACCCCGGTCGAGCTCTCCGAAGCGCACGCCACCGAGGTGCTCAAGCTCATCGACGTCATCGAGCAGGACGACGACGTCCAGAAGGTCTTCCACAACCTCGGCTGA
- a CDS encoding VIT family protein: MRSVHLETHRAHRVGWLRAAVLGANDGVVSVASLVVGVAAGGAPRSGILLSGIAGLTAGAMSMAAGEYVSVQSQADTEEADLGRERRELADEPEAELAELTKIYVERGLDAELAGRVAAQLTAGDALTAHARDELGITETLRARPVQAALASAAAFAVGAVLPVVPAIVAPAEWVTQLTVATTLVALTLLGGVAAYAGGASVARGALRVTFWGALAMALTAGVGKLFGIAL; the protein is encoded by the coding sequence ATGCGTTCCGTTCATCTCGAGACCCATCGCGCGCACCGCGTGGGCTGGCTGCGTGCTGCGGTGCTGGGGGCCAACGACGGCGTCGTGTCGGTCGCCAGCCTGGTGGTCGGTGTCGCCGCCGGCGGCGCCCCACGATCGGGAATCCTGCTCTCCGGCATCGCCGGGCTCACGGCCGGGGCGATGTCGATGGCCGCCGGTGAGTACGTGTCGGTCCAGTCGCAGGCCGACACCGAAGAGGCCGACCTCGGACGCGAGCGGCGCGAGCTCGCCGACGAGCCGGAGGCGGAGCTTGCGGAGCTGACGAAGATCTACGTCGAGCGGGGTCTCGACGCCGAGCTCGCCGGCCGGGTGGCGGCGCAGCTGACGGCGGGCGACGCGCTGACTGCGCACGCACGCGACGAGCTGGGAATCACCGAGACATTGCGCGCCCGGCCGGTCCAGGCCGCTCTGGCGTCGGCGGCGGCATTCGCGGTGGGCGCGGTGCTGCCGGTCGTGCCGGCGATCGTCGCGCCGGCCGAGTGGGTGACTCAGCTGACGGTGGCGACGACGCTCGTCGCCTTGACGCTGCTCGGCGGCGTCGCGGCCTACGCCGGGGGCGCCTCGGTGGCGCGCGGAGCCCTCCGGGTGACCTTCTGGGGGGCGCTCGCCATGGCCCTGACCGCCGGGGTCGGGAAGCTCTTCGGCATCGCGCTCTAG
- a CDS encoding RNA-binding protein, producing the protein MASKVFVGNLDFNTTRAEVEALFGQVGTLRDVFLPTDRATGRPRGFAFVEFETEEEAEQAIERFNGHELSGRALRVNVAEGRPAGGGFGGGGFASGGYSGGGGFGGGGGFGGGGGGFGANKPPFGGGGKPKGSRRNIRARKRGL; encoded by the coding sequence ATGGCTTCGAAGGTTTTCGTCGGGAATCTCGACTTCAACACCACGCGTGCGGAGGTCGAGGCCCTGTTCGGTCAGGTCGGCACGCTCCGGGACGTGTTCCTGCCCACGGATCGCGCCACCGGCCGTCCGCGCGGTTTCGCCTTCGTCGAGTTCGAGACGGAGGAAGAGGCCGAGCAGGCGATCGAGCGCTTCAACGGTCATGAGCTCTCCGGACGGGCGTTGCGAGTGAACGTCGCCGAGGGCCGTCCGGCCGGGGGCGGCTTCGGCGGCGGCGGCTTCGCCAGCGGCGGCTACTCGGGTGGCGGCGGCTTCGGCGGCGGGGGCGGTTTCGGCGGCGGTGGGGGCGGCTTCGGCGCGAACAAGCCGCCGTTCGGTGGTGGCGGCAAGCCGAAGGGCAGTCGGCGCAACATCCGCGCGCGCAAGCGCGGGCTCTGA
- a CDS encoding tetratricopeptide repeat protein: MALALAAVGASLAAQAPEAPAPYVPRPLAALRADSAALLLSGGEGGPVRLALLALPGYRANGAPRLFLYAELAGESLLRDAPPGPLGVELSAYVLDGEGKVVTHASEGIRLPPPEERAALAGSGLRYATAFDVPPGDYSVRLLAKLRPSGGFGLRATQVRLASAARPGGPGTPLLAIPIWPASSGPWIDVRSPSLAADEPPHLPGGGWPSAFPVRALDPKITLRLAVPQKTRPAATLPARLAPFAGGEERIVAIEVGSASSPLGGGLEAIDATLDAEDAPPGGYALRVASEADPAGRGAVRLVLLRPAAGERLPSSWIAATRSGSSPSSAAASTAQVEPEPPAERRAEREQEVARLRAGLARGFRLVADGDLDGATSALLAIETAVLERTPRRALTWIEEAHTQLRKAVIATDPETLLPLSTAYAELAEKAALARRPALSRLAQETAAELAEEYAKRSRGEGASALAARTAFALAGRLYDLGSPRRAQRLLDQADSLDPGDGTAARLAAFIDERHDAREEAARRLRRLLERRPTDREARLRLALCDLALGESGGLKALRTLVAEPGADWVGAVAAQELVRRDLADRRFDEAAQRAREALRRLPGDPGLRLQLSWALQQSGHPGDALAALDPLLSAASVAPPRRRYSAWPRETFREARREAEQAAQTRLRALHEALSRLPEGMLTDDAKGSR; this comes from the coding sequence GTGGCGCTCGCCCTGGCCGCGGTGGGCGCCTCGCTCGCCGCCCAGGCGCCGGAAGCTCCGGCGCCCTACGTTCCGCGCCCGCTCGCCGCGCTGCGCGCCGACTCGGCGGCGCTGCTGCTCTCCGGCGGCGAAGGCGGGCCCGTGCGACTCGCGCTGCTCGCCCTGCCCGGCTACCGCGCCAACGGCGCCCCGCGGCTCTTTCTCTACGCCGAGCTCGCCGGCGAGAGCCTGCTGCGCGACGCCCCGCCCGGACCGCTCGGCGTCGAGCTCTCGGCCTACGTGCTCGACGGCGAGGGCAAGGTGGTGACCCACGCGAGCGAGGGCATCCGCCTGCCGCCGCCCGAGGAACGCGCCGCCCTCGCCGGCAGCGGTCTGCGCTACGCCACGGCGTTCGACGTGCCCCCGGGCGACTACAGCGTGCGCCTGCTCGCCAAGCTCCGTCCGAGCGGCGGGTTCGGCCTGCGCGCCACCCAGGTGCGCCTGGCCTCCGCCGCCCGACCCGGCGGGCCGGGGACGCCGCTCTTGGCGATTCCGATCTGGCCGGCATCCTCGGGCCCCTGGATCGACGTTCGTTCTCCCTCGCTTGCCGCCGACGAGCCGCCGCACCTGCCTGGCGGAGGATGGCCGTCGGCGTTCCCGGTGCGGGCGCTCGATCCGAAGATCACCCTGCGCCTGGCCGTGCCGCAGAAGACCCGCCCGGCGGCCACCCTGCCGGCCCGCCTTGCGCCCTTCGCCGGTGGCGAGGAGCGCATCGTGGCGATCGAGGTCGGCAGCGCCTCGAGCCCGCTCGGTGGTGGGCTCGAAGCCATCGACGCGACGCTCGACGCCGAGGATGCCCCCCCCGGCGGCTACGCGCTTCGCGTGGCGAGCGAGGCCGACCCCGCCGGCCGCGGAGCGGTGCGTCTCGTCCTGCTGCGACCCGCCGCCGGTGAGCGACTCCCTTCCTCCTGGATCGCCGCCACGCGCAGCGGCTCCTCTCCTTCGAGCGCCGCCGCCTCGACGGCCCAGGTCGAGCCCGAGCCACCGGCCGAGCGCCGGGCCGAACGCGAGCAGGAGGTCGCCCGTCTGCGCGCCGGACTGGCGCGCGGGTTCCGCCTGGTCGCCGACGGCGACCTCGACGGGGCGACGAGCGCCCTGCTCGCCATCGAGACCGCGGTCCTCGAGCGCACCCCGCGACGCGCCCTGACCTGGATCGAGGAGGCTCACACCCAGCTTCGCAAGGCGGTGATCGCGACCGATCCCGAGACGCTGCTGCCGCTCTCGACCGCCTACGCCGAGCTCGCCGAGAAGGCCGCCCTCGCCCGGCGCCCGGCGCTTTCGCGACTCGCGCAGGAGACCGCGGCCGAGCTCGCCGAGGAGTACGCCAAACGCAGCCGCGGCGAAGGCGCCTCGGCGCTCGCGGCCCGCACCGCCTTCGCCCTGGCCGGACGTCTCTACGACCTCGGGTCGCCGCGCCGCGCCCAGCGTCTCTTGGACCAGGCCGACAGTCTCGACCCGGGCGACGGCACGGCGGCGCGACTCGCCGCGTTCATCGACGAACGGCACGACGCACGGGAGGAGGCGGCGCGGCGACTGCGTCGGCTCCTCGAGCGGCGCCCGACCGACCGCGAGGCGCGCCTGCGCCTGGCGCTCTGCGACCTCGCCCTCGGCGAGTCCGGCGGACTCAAGGCGCTGCGGACGCTCGTCGCCGAGCCGGGCGCCGACTGGGTCGGCGCCGTGGCCGCCCAGGAGCTGGTGCGGCGCGACCTCGCCGACCGCCGCTTCGACGAAGCCGCCCAACGCGCCCGCGAGGCGTTGCGCCGCCTGCCCGGCGACCCCGGGCTGCGCCTCCAGCTCTCCTGGGCGCTGCAACAGAGCGGCCACCCCGGCGACGCGCTCGCCGCCCTCGACCCGTTGCTCTCCGCCGCTTCCGTGGCCCCGCCGCGGCGGCGCTACAGCGCCTGGCCGCGCGAGACCTTCCGCGAAGCCCGCCGCGAAGCCGAACAGGCGGCGCAGACCCGTCTGCGGGCGCTGCACGAGGCCCTCTCCCGACTCCCCGAGGGGATGCTCACCGACGACGCGAAAGGCTCGCGATGA
- a CDS encoding VWA domain-containing protein, whose amino-acid sequence MQRFPILLLAAVACLGSLDNSILRAQTPTPRPPESSSPPADELFETVEVEVVNLDVLALDGSGQPVTDLTLDDFDLRVDGAPMSIGYFAAPNAPQPAAAAPVENAAILALLVDLEDMRPGPRNDVLRQVRPLVAARLTSGDRVLVAVFQGSLRLLSDATSDAAAVEAALAEIERSAPKALHERIQSRNLQREIEMVDLDDPNAPNEAQRLQGELENLATAETNRYQRVLGAMTDLLGTLAAVDGPKTVLWVGESVPDRPITALANRWERRLADLIQIGSRTIDVEPDVQRLRRARLAVARAAQASRSTFFVLDDPDNASGGVNAEAERSDTSVGGEATRSLADLAEGSGGRQLTLSPELGTTLTKVSDELSTRYSLGFTPSGPTDERWHRIELRCRRPGITLRHRAGFLRRGEGDSLAEAVLAAASLGAPEQNPLGFTVEIKPLPPAESGKGKKSGGARRVPVVVRIPLGRLTLVPESAQHVGRLELQFATRDRSGQLTRYDARELPLQVPNARLAGALRQALAYEIELQLTPGSYRLAVAVQDRIGGVRGAAAVNVEIPETP is encoded by the coding sequence ATGCAGCGCTTCCCGATCCTCCTTCTTGCCGCCGTGGCATGCCTCGGCTCCTTGGACAACTCGATCCTCCGGGCGCAGACCCCGACGCCGCGCCCTCCCGAGAGCAGCTCTCCGCCGGCCGACGAGCTCTTCGAAACCGTCGAGGTGGAAGTGGTCAATCTCGACGTGCTGGCGCTCGACGGCTCCGGTCAGCCGGTGACCGATCTGACGCTCGACGACTTCGATCTGCGGGTCGACGGCGCTCCGATGTCGATCGGCTACTTCGCCGCGCCGAACGCGCCGCAGCCGGCCGCGGCCGCGCCGGTGGAAAACGCGGCGATCCTGGCGCTGCTCGTCGACCTCGAGGACATGCGACCGGGACCGCGTAACGACGTGCTGCGCCAGGTCCGCCCGCTCGTCGCCGCGCGCCTGACGTCCGGCGACCGGGTGCTCGTCGCGGTCTTCCAGGGCTCGCTGCGCCTGCTGAGCGACGCGACGAGCGATGCGGCGGCGGTCGAAGCCGCTCTCGCCGAGATCGAGCGCAGCGCTCCGAAGGCGCTGCACGAGCGGATCCAGAGTCGCAACCTGCAACGCGAGATCGAGATGGTCGACCTCGACGATCCCAACGCTCCGAACGAGGCCCAGCGGTTGCAGGGCGAGCTCGAAAACCTGGCGACGGCCGAGACCAATCGCTACCAGCGCGTGCTCGGCGCGATGACCGACCTGCTCGGCACCCTTGCCGCGGTCGACGGTCCGAAGACCGTCCTCTGGGTGGGCGAGAGCGTGCCGGACCGCCCGATCACCGCGCTCGCCAATCGCTGGGAGCGTCGCCTCGCCGACCTCATCCAGATCGGTTCGCGCACCATCGACGTCGAGCCTGACGTCCAGCGCCTGCGGCGCGCCCGGCTCGCCGTGGCCCGCGCCGCCCAGGCCAGCCGCTCGACCTTCTTCGTGCTCGACGACCCGGACAACGCCAGCGGCGGAGTCAACGCCGAGGCCGAGCGGAGCGACACCAGCGTCGGCGGCGAAGCGACGCGCAGCCTCGCCGATCTCGCCGAGGGCAGCGGCGGGCGGCAACTCACCCTCTCCCCCGAGCTCGGGACGACGCTGACCAAGGTGTCCGACGAGCTCTCGACCCGCTATTCGCTCGGCTTCACGCCGAGCGGGCCGACCGACGAGCGCTGGCACCGCATCGAGCTGCGCTGCCGCCGGCCGGGGATCACGCTGCGCCATCGCGCCGGATTCCTGCGCCGCGGCGAGGGCGACTCGCTCGCCGAGGCGGTGCTCGCCGCGGCAAGCCTGGGCGCACCCGAGCAGAATCCGCTCGGCTTCACCGTGGAGATCAAGCCGCTCCCGCCGGCCGAGAGCGGCAAGGGAAAGAAGAGTGGCGGCGCCCGGCGCGTGCCGGTGGTCGTCCGCATTCCGCTCGGCCGCCTCACCCTCGTTCCGGAGAGCGCGCAGCACGTCGGCCGTCTCGAGCTGCAGTTCGCCACCCGCGACCGTTCCGGGCAGCTCACCCGCTACGACGCACGCGAGCTGCCGCTCCAGGTGCCGAATGCCCGACTCGCCGGGGCGCTGCGGCAGGCGCTCGCCTACGAGATCGAGCTGCAGCTCACGCCGGGCTCCTACCGTCTCGCCGTCGCCGTGCAGGACCGGATCGGTGGCGTGCGCGGCGCGGCGGCGGTCAACGTCGAGATTCCGGAAACACCGTGA